The genomic segment AAAAACCaaagcgcgcgcgcgttgtcAACTTtcccctcctcgcccccctcgccccccgcgcgcccgcgctgacCTCCCCCATCCCCCCCTCCCTTCCCTTCCCCTCCCCCGATCGCCAGCACCTGTTCCACCAGCTCATCACGGATCCGAGCATGGTGCGGTACGCGGTAAAGAtgctcggcgaccgcggcatcgcggtcgtcgacgcggcgacgggtcagacgctcgtctccgccgaggacgtttccgacgcgacgcagcgatcggtcgtcgaggcgttcTTTGGTGAGGTTCTcgagacgtcgtcggcggcgaaacCCCCGAGTttggtgcgcgcgcgcgggcactCGTTCGCCAACGTCGGGGGACGACCCAACGAGCACGTGCTTCACCtcaacgccgcgcccaccgtcgAGCGGTGCTGGCGGGAGCTCGTAGCAGCGGACGCGGAAAATTCCGACGGGGGGAAAGCGCCGGAATCGCTCGAAGCGTTCGCGTTGCGTTTTCGGCccaacctcgtcgtcgaggacgctgGGGACGGGAGCCTCAAGCCGTGGTCGGAGCTCGGATGGTGCGGCAgggacgtgcgcgtcggcCCTGAGGTTGTGCTGCGCATAAACGAGCCGACGATACGATGCCCGAGCACCAGGGTGCGTtacgacacagctggcgacgaggtgctcgtggacgaagCTCAGCTCAAGATGCCGGACGTGGCGCTGCAGCGCGCGTTTCCGAGCCTGAGCGCCGGGATCTTCGGGAGGGAGACGACGCTGGCGGAGAAGGGGAGCTACCTGGGGCTCTACGCGACGGTGATCCAGGGTGGGACGATGTCTCCGGGGGACGACATCGTGCTCATCGGGTGACGGGGAGCGCGTCACCATCGAAGGTACGTTTTTACGAGTGCGACGCGTGTAAAAGATAGCGGCGTTTGACAATGAGCGAGAAAGtttgagcgcgccgcggtctcgTCACCTCGTTCCAGCCTTTGCGGCGcgacactccttgcacttagagcgtacacgaccgtgctcgcagattccagacccaccgcactccttgcactgttTGCGCTGACGACctgctcgcagattgatgcaccaccgcactccttgcacttagagcgcccacgaccgtgctcgcagatttgagagCCACCGCAATCTTTGCACTGTttgcgctcacgaccgtgctcgcagattccagacccactGCAATCCTTGCAATAatagcgctgacgaccgtgctcgcagatcgatgccccgccgcactccttgcactgagagcgctgacgaccgtgctcgcagatcgaggccccaccgcactccttgcactgatagcgtatacgaccgtgctcgcagatttgagacccaccgcactccttacATGtagagcgtacacgaccaagttcgcagatttgagacccaccgcactccttgcactcagagcgccgacgaccgtgctcgcagattgatgcaccaccgcactcgtTGCACCtagagcggcgacgaccgtgctcgcagattgagcccccaccgcactccttgcacctgtggcgctcacgaccgtgctcacagattgagcccccaccgcactccttgcacttagagcgtacacgaccgtgctcgcatggccccttTGTGGGAGGGGCCCTCTTCCGCTTCGCGCCCTTGCTCGACGCATCGTCCTCCGTCACCCTCAACTCGACACCGTCATCGGGGGGATCCCTCCTCACGGTCGGCCGCAAAATCAACTTGAacatccccgcgcccctcgcgcgcgccgcagaGTAAAGACAAACGGTTTGTTTTCCGAGCGAGCCGGCTCGCGTTGAGACACAGGACGAAAAAGCGACTCAGATGGATAGTGCTGGTGCTGAAGAGGGCGTGAACGTGGCGTCCGCCACTCCAACGGACGCAAGGTTCGTTAagcgcgcgtccatcgttACGTTCCGAACACAAtgagcgcgttcaccgcgtccgcggtcgccgcgccgtgcgccgccaagctgctcgcgtcccgcagatccgtcgcggcgaggacacCCGCGATGGCTGCGAAGCGCGTCGCCAACAAGGCCAACAAGCGCGCGCccctctccgtcgccgccaaggctggtCCCTCCGGCGAGGTCAAGAAGGTGCGCGACCGCGCCATCCGGAACTCGTTCGCGCGGCCCGATGCGCGgggagacggcgccgagcgaccTCACCCCGgctcggcgccaccgccgcgcaacGAATCAACCCTCAAACCCTGTAGCCCTCGTTTCGTGGTTCCATCCGTCCCATCGCCGTCAcgcgaaaccgccgccgcttcgtcgtcgccggaccTGACCCGCCCGTTCCGCCCCGCGCTCCACCCCGAAACAGGTCGTGCTCGCGTACTCCGGCGGCCTCGACACCTCCATCATCCTCAAGTGGCTCCAAGATACCTACGGCTGCGAGGTGATCACCTTCACCGCCGACCTCGGCcagggcgaggagctcgagcccgcgcgagccAAGGCTGAGCAGATGGGCGTCAAGCAGGTACTGTTTACCCACACGTCCACTAGATATCGTATACCGTTACAATTGCGTATTTCGCATTTCACGAGTATTTCACAATTTCTGACCGACGTCCCCGTGCGTGTCCGCATCGCAGATTTACATCGACGACCTTCGCGAGGAGTTTGTCCGGGACTACGTCTTCCCGATGTTCCGAGCCAACGCGATATACGAGGGCACCTACCTCCTCGGCACCTCCATCGCCCGCCCGCTCATCTCCAAGCGCCAGATCGAGATCGCCAAGGAggtgggcgccgacgcggtgtgCCACGGCGCCACCGGCAAGGGCAACGACCAGGTGCGCTTCGAGCTCGGGTACTACGGCCTTAAACCAGACATCAAAGTCATCGCGCCGTGGCGCGAGTGGGACCTCAACTCCCGCACCAAGCTCCTCGACTACGCCGAGAAGAACGGCATCCCCATCGCAAAGAACAAGCGCCAGGAGGCGCCCTACTCCATGGACGCCAACCTCCTCCACATCTCCTACGAGGGTTTGGCGCTGGAAGATCCATGGGTGGAATACACCGAGGACATGTTCACCaggtccgtcgcgccggaaAACGCCCCGGACACCCCCACGTACCTAGAGATCGAGTTCGAGAAGGGCGACCCCGTCGCGATCAACGGCGAGCGCATGTCCCCGGCCGCCATGCTCACCGCCCTCAACAAGTACGGCGGCGACAACGGCATCGGTCGCCTCGACATCGTCGAGTCCCGATTTGTGGGCATGAAGTCTCGCGGGGTGTACGAAACCCCGGGTGGCACCCTGCTGCTCCACGCCAGGCGCGGCATCGAGTCCATCtgcctcgaccgcggcgagtccCACCTCAAGGATGAGCTCATGCCGCGTTACGCTGAGCTCATCTACAACGGGTTCTGGTTCTCCCCCGAGCGCGAAATGTTGCAGGCGGCCATCGACAGGTGCGCCGAGAACGTCAACGGCACCGTTCGAGTTAAGCTCTACAAGGGTaacgtggacgtcgtcggaagGAAGAGCGCGCAGTCGCTGTACAACGCGAacatcgcgtcgttcgaggacgacggcggcgcgtacgatcagaaggacgccgccggcttcaTCAAGCTCAACGCCCTTCGACTCCGGACGCTGGGCACCCAGCGCGGGGTTCCGAAGTGATGACGACGAGTGAGGTTATGTTTTAAGGTAATGTTATTAACGCTCGACGGGACGCGAGTGACGACGCGGGAcgaggcgaggggcgggcgGAGTTCGTTCGGACCGCGGATGAGTTTTGGTTATTAGGGGTGCGGGCGCGTTGTTATGATACGACGACACGTAGTGATCTTATTTTCGGTGCCGCGCGTGAcgtcgtcccgtcgccgggggcgccggtGATGTATGGTTTTCGACCGCGGACATTCGCGGCCAACCgttcacggcgacgagtgGCTGAGAGAAGCTCGACCTAGGCCActtcgacgcacgcgccggtggatgacgatgacgcgcgcgccgccgctcgccgccctcgtcgcgctcctcctcctcgcggtgcaccggtgcgacggcgcgatccACCCGTACCGCGCCGCCAGGTTCACCCCaaccgacggcgcgcacgtcctccgcgcgggtcgcgaggGCCTGTACGCCTCGGTCGGATCGGACCATCGGAGGCACGACGTCAAAGGGGACTTCGCGttgagcgacggcggccgcgggcacGAGAAGGCGTACGTGCGCTTCGAGGACGTGGAGTtccggcggtcgcggtcgcacgcgtcgcggtTCACCGGCGCCGACAGCGAGGGCAAGGACACTGGCGCGGTCCACGCCGTGCTCTTCGAGCTCAAGGATCACTTTCGGATAGGGTGgaccgacccgcgcgcgggcacgCGCCACCTCTGCTGCGATTCCcccgacctcgtcgccgacacCGGGTGCGTCATGAACGACGTCCTCATCGCCCCGCCGGACGACGGCAGGGAACCAGAGCCCGGGTGGCCGtgggtccgccgcgtcgagttTGTCGGCGATCACGCCGTGCGCTCAATGAGCGCCGAGCAAGTCACCGTCACGCGCGACGGCATGTACTACCTATGGTTCGtgacgtgcgacgcgtcgttgGGTGAGTCACTCACCGTCACCGGTCGCACGACGTGGCGCAACCCGCACGGCTACCTCCCGGGCATGATGCGTCACACGCGTCCCTTCTTCGGGACGCTGGCGCTGGCGTACGGGGGACTCGTTTTTTGGTGGACAGCGAAGGTTGCCAAAGTACACGTCAAAcgccccgacgtcgtcacGCAGCTGCACCACTGCGtcaccgcggtcgtcgccgcgtccttcaCCGAGGCGTTCCTGTGGTACGCCGACTACGAGTACTTCAACGCGGTGGGCGTAAggcccgtcgcgctcacctTACTCGCCGTATttttctccgcggcgagagaGAGCGCATCGCGAACGCTCGTGTTGGTCGTCTCCACCGGATACGGCGTGGTGCGTCCGACGCTGGGTGGGCTGAGCACGAAAGTGGTGGGGCTTGGTACCGCGTACTttgtcgccgcggtggcgctggacGTGGCGACGCACGTGGGAAACGTGGACGACTTAACGCAGACCACGCGggtgctcctcgtcgtcccggtTGCGCTGATGGACGCGACGTACATCCTCTGGATATTTTCGTCGCTGTCGCGGACGCTGAcgcagctccgcgcgcgacgacagCTGGCGAAGCTGGCGCTGTACGCGCGGTTCACcaacgtcctcgccgtctccgtcgtggGCAGCGTGATGTGGATTTTATACGAGACGTGGTTTCGCGCCACCGACGCTTTGAACCAAAAGTGGCAGGTGGActgggtcgtcggcgcgtttTGGCACGTCCTGTCgtttctcctcctcggcgcgattTGCGTGCTGTgggcgccgagcgacgacgcggcgacgcagtTCGCGTACGGCGAGGTATCGGggaaggacgacgcgaccggggCGATGTTCGACGGCTTCGAGGGGTGGGATTTCGGGGACGGAGACGCGAGTGGCGGCGGGTACTCGGATGAGGAGgatggacgcgaacgggagATGCGAAAGGTTCCGGCCGGGCACATGGGAGGGGGTAAGGGCATGGGCGTGGGTCAGACCCCGCtgaagggcggcgacgtgttcCTGAtggactcggacgacgagcgggaggcgcggctgGCGAGGGATAAGATGCGATGACGCGAATCGGATGATATATTTTATgatgcccgccgccgctacGAGTGCGTTGTATCTCACCCCGTTCGAGCCTTTGCCGCGcgacactccttgcactgagagcggcgacgaccgtgctcgcagatttgagacccatcgcactccttgcagtatcTGCGCTGACGACcatgctcgcagattgatgcaccaccgcactccttgcactgagagcgtacacgaccgtgctcgcagatttgagacccaccgcactccttgcacctgtggcgctgacgaccgtgctcgcagattccagacccaccgcactccttgcagctatagcgctcacgaccgtgctcggAGATgcgagacccgccgcactccttgcactgagagcgctgacgaccgtgctcgcagattccagacccaccgcactccttgcacctgtggcgctgacgaccgtgctcgcagatttgagacccaccgcactccttgcacctgtggcgctcacgaccgtgctcacagattgagcccccaccgcactccttgcacttagagcgtacacgaccgtgctcgcagattccagacccaccgcactccttgcagctatagcggcgacgaccgtgctcgcagatgcgagacccgccgcactccttgcaccgagagcggcgacgaccgtgctcgcagattccagacccaccgcactccttgcactgtatgcgccgacgaccgtgctcgcagatttgagacccaccgcactcccTGCACCAAtagcgctcacgaccgtgctcgcagattgcgcccccaccgcactccttgcacgtagagcgtatacgaccgtgctcgcagattgagcccccaccgcactccttgcacttagagcgtacacgaccgtgctcgcagattccagacccaccgcactccttgcagctatagcggcgacgaccgtgctcgcagatttcagacccaccgcactccttgcactgtgTGCGCAGACgaccgtgcggacaagcgctgcacaccttgcacTTCGACCGatacttcaccccgtgctcgcatggccccttcgtgggaggggctctcttccgcttcgCCCCCTTGCTCGACGCATCGTCCTCCGTCACCCTCACCTCGACACCATCATCGGGGGGATCCCTCCTCACGGCCGGCCGCAAAGTCAACTTGAacatccccgcgcccctcgcgcgcgcggcagaGTAAAGACAAACGGTTTTTtttcccgacgacgacgcagagGCGCAGCCGAGCCGCGACCGTTCAGTCATCAAGTCACCCATCGTCGCGGGCCGCCCGTCAgtgctcgaggcgcgcccgGCCGCCATGGCTCCGCGCGTCAACGGGttccgcgacgcggacgggcgcCTCAGCATGAACGCGCACCAGTGgctcggcatcggcgcgtACGCCTCGCTGGTGCTCGGGTTCTACCTGCTGCAGGCGCCCGCGGTTGGggactcgacgacgaggctcgcgctcgagatctgctacggcgccgtcgcgctcgtcgccgcctgcgcgttcgtcaaggcggcggcggtggacccggcggacgacgacgacgacgatgacgacgaggccgggcTGTTCTGCCAGCTGTGCGATCGTAACGTGCACGCCGGGAGCAAGCACTGCCGCGCGTGCGACAAGTGCGTCGCGCACTTTGACCACCACTGCAAGTGGCTGAACAactgcgtcggcgcgaggaacTACCACAGCTTcttcgccctcgtcgcgacggtgctGTGGCAGGTGTTGggacagctgtgcgcgggGGCTTGGCTCCTCGCGTGGGTGAGCCgaaaccccgcgcgcgcggacgccctgctcgacgacgacgcccgatTTCCGTCGCACCTGACGCGACTCGAGTTTcaagccgcgctcgccgcgtatCTGCTCCTTTGCGTCTGCCTCGGCTACCTCGTCGGGGACCTCTTCGCCTTTCACGTCTTACTCATCCGACGCGGCATGACCACGTACGAGTACATCGTGTCCCGCagggaggcggacgacgacgacgggcgaggggggggacgcgacggggctGGTGGAGCGAGGCGAGCCGATTGGAAAGTCGCCAAGGGGGGCGACGTGCTTCGATGCGGGTGGTGCGCCGGGAACagggtcggcgtcggcgacgaagacgacggggacgcgacgggaggggggacgcgacggaagAGGAAGAGGGTCGCGGTGTCGTGCGTCGGTCTTctcttcgcgcgcggcgtcggcgtcggcggcgtcggcgtcggcgcgaatgATGCGCCGGGTCGCcagggtcgtcgccggggcggatCCTTTGACGGCCCTCGGGGCGTCAcggaatcgtcgtcgtcggcgggtaagccgtcgcgagcttcgggggacgcggacggcgcgcagggcgac from the Micromonas commoda chromosome 15, complete sequence genome contains:
- a CDS encoding predicted protein encodes the protein MVAVLAAARAAMAARAAAVAGGKRDASSEDKSGLDASDGGFLHMRRVGRVRSIATYPLKGARGQMLDRAKVSLGSSTPRDREFALLRHENIEQFWANGDGGDDDEARAGRILATGEGKDPGHHSNKHLFHQLITDPSMVRYAVKMLGDRGIAVVDAATGQTLVSAEDVSDATQRSVVEAFFGEVLETSSAAKPPSLVRARGHSFANVGGRPNEHVLHLNAAPTVERCWRELVAADAENSDGGKAPESLEAFALRFRPNLVVEDAGDGSLKPWSELGWCGRDVRVGPEVVLRINEPTIRCPSTRVRYDTAGDEVLVDEAQLKMPDVALQRAFPSLSAGIFGRETTLAEKGSYLGLYATVIQGGTMSPGDDIVLIG
- a CDS encoding predicted protein translates to MFKLILRPTVRRDPPDDGVELRVTEDDASSKGAKRKRAPPTKGPCEHGRVRSKCKECGGGSICEHGRERHRCKECGGGSICEHGRRRSRCNECGGASICEHGRRRSECKECGGSQICELGRVRSTCKECGGSQICEHGRIRYQCKECGGASICEHGRQRSQCKECGGASICEHGRQRYYCKDCSGSGICEHGRERKQCKDCGGSQICEHGRGRSKCKECGGASICEQVVSANSARSACKECRAAKAGTR
- a CDS encoding predicted protein produces the protein MSAFTASAVAAPCAAKLLASRRSVAARTPAMAAKRVANKANKRAPLSVAAKAGPSGEVKKVVLAYSGGLDTSIILKWLQDTYGCEVITFTADLGQGEELEPARAKAEQMGVKQIYIDDLREEFVRDYVFPMFRANAIYEGTYLLGTSIARPLISKRQIEIAKEVGADAVCHGATGKGNDQVRFELGYYGLKPDIKVIAPWREWDLNSRTKLLDYAEKNGIPIAKNKRQEAPYSMDANLLHISYEGLALEDPWVEYTEDMFTRSVAPENAPDTPTYLEIEFEKGDPVAINGERMSPAAMLTALNKYGGDNGIGRLDIVESRFVGMKSRGVYETPGGTLLLHARRGIESICLDRGESHLKDELMPRYAELIYNGFWFSPEREMLQAAIDRCAENVNGTVRVKLYKGNVDVVGRKSAQSLYNANIASFEDDGGAYDQKDAAGFIKLNALRLRTLGTQRGVPK
- a CDS encoding predicted protein; the protein is MTRAPPLAALVALLLLAVHRCDGAIHPYRAARFTPTDGAHVLRAGREGLYASAYVRFEDVEFRRSRSHASRFTGADSEGKDTGAVHAVLFELKDHFRIGWTDPRAGTRHLCCDSPDLVADTGCVMNDVLIAPPDDGREPEPGWPWVRRVEFVGDHAVRSMSAEQVTVTRDGMYYLWFVTCDASLGESLTVTGRTTWRNPHGYLPGMMRHTRPFFGTLALAYGGLVFWWTAKVAKVHVKRPDVVTQLHHCVTAVVAASFTEAFLWYADYEYFNAVGVRPVALTLLAVFFSAARESASRTLVLVVSTGYGVVRPTLGGLSTKVVGLGTAYFVAAVALDVATHVGNVDDLTQTTRVLLVVPVALMDATYILWIFSSLSRTLTQLRARRQLAKLALYARFTNVLAVSVVGSVMWILYETWFRATDALNQKWQVDWVVGAFWHVLSFLLLGAICVLWAPSDDAATQFAYGEVSGKDDATGAMFDGFEGWDFGDGDASGGGYSDEEDGREREMRKVPAGHMGGGKGMGVGQTPLKGGDVFLMDSDDEREARLARDKMR
- a CDS encoding predicted protein, yielding MTERSRLGCASASSSGKKTVCLYSAARARGAGMFKLTLRPAVRRDPPDDGVEVRVTEDDASSKGAKRKRAPPTKGPCEHGVKYRSKCKVCSACPHGRLRTQCKECGGSEICEHGRRRYSCKECGGSGICEHGRVRSKCKECGGGSICEHGRIRSTCKECGGGAICEHGRERYWCRECGGSQICEHGRRRIQCKECGGSGICEHGRRRSRCKECGGSRICEHGRRRYSCKECGGSGICEHGRVRSKCKECGGGSICEHGRERHRCKECGGSQICEHGRQRHRCKECGGSGICEHGRQRSQCKECGGSRISEHGRERYSCKECGGSGICEHGRQRHRCKECGGSQICEHGRVRSQCKECGGASICEHGRQRRYCKECDGSQICEHGRRRSQCKECRAAKARTG
- a CDS encoding predicted protein, with the protein product MAPRVNGFRDADGRLSMNAHQWLGIGAYASLVLGFYLLQAPAVGDSTTRLALEICYGAVALVAACAFVKAAAVDPADDDDDDDDEAGLFCQLCDRNVHAGSKHCRACDKCVAHFDHHCKWLNNCVGARNYHSFFALVATVLWQVLGQLCAGAWLLAWVSRNPARADALLDDDARFPSHLTRLEFQAALAAYLLLCVCLGYLVGDLFAFHVLLIRRGMTTYEYIVSRREADDDDGRGGGRDGAGGARRADWKVAKGGDVLRCGWCAGNRVGVGDEDDGDATGGGTRRKRKRVAVSCVGLLFARGVGVGGVGVGANDAPGRQGRRRGGSFDGPRGVTESSSSAGKPSRASGDADGAQGDVASGTGRRGREEGYRVSGLGGAMEDDDAMDDDDDFGPHGLRGLRPPSESLGSLRAPGAVGGGSARGGTGIGRSGSGVRPVSARE